In a genomic window of Bordetella petrii:
- a CDS encoding helix-turn-helix domain-containing protein, translating to MKRSDHSQGTDNVLRDLGFDDAEELSAKAALALKLNELIDHRGLSQTEAAAITGMTQPKVSQVRRYKLQNISLERLMQALVSLDQRVEIVVQPARRTHSACITVAA from the coding sequence ATGAAGCGTAGTGACCATTCGCAAGGCACTGACAACGTGCTGCGAGATTTGGGCTTTGACGATGCTGAAGAGCTTTCGGCAAAGGCAGCGCTCGCGCTCAAGCTCAATGAATTGATTGACCATCGCGGCCTGAGCCAGACGGAGGCTGCGGCGATCACGGGCATGACTCAACCGAAAGTGTCCCAAGTCCGCCGCTACAAGCTCCAGAACATTTCACTGGAACGGCTGATGCAGGCACTGGTGTCACTGGACCAGCGTGTGGAGATTGTGGTGCAGCCTGCGCGGCGTACTCATTCGGCGTGCATTACGGTTGCTGCATGA
- a CDS encoding type II toxin-antitoxin system RelE/ParE family toxin, which yields MVQKRKLLYWEGSSKKDFKEFPVDVQKDMGVALFIVQLGSTPHSAKPWRGLGSGVYELVEDHRSDTFRAVYTVKMGDAVHVLHAFQKKSKSGIATPQPDVELIEKRLKAVLARHKTSGR from the coding sequence ATGGTTCAGAAACGCAAGCTGCTGTACTGGGAAGGCTCCTCGAAGAAGGACTTCAAGGAGTTTCCCGTCGATGTACAGAAGGACATGGGTGTGGCGTTGTTCATCGTTCAGTTGGGCAGCACACCACATTCGGCCAAGCCCTGGAGGGGGTTGGGCTCCGGTGTGTACGAATTGGTGGAAGACCATCGGAGCGATACTTTCCGGGCGGTCTATACAGTGAAGATGGGCGATGCGGTACATGTACTACATGCGTTCCAGAAGAAGTCCAAGTCCGGCATCGCCACGCCGCAGCCGGACGTGGAACTGATCGAGAAGCGGTTGAAGGCCGTGCTGGCCCGTCACAAGACGAGCGGGAGATAA